TCACTACTCACACCGTCTGATCCTCCTGCGCGCCGCACGGCGCAAAACATAGTAGCCTGGGGCAGAGTCCTCCGAAGCCCCGAGACGTAGTCGAGGGGCGAAGGAGGACGCCGCCCCAGGTCAGCAGTCCACCCTAACGACCGCTCTGAAAGAGCACCACATGCAAGAGACTCGGCTTGTCTCTCAGGAGCGGAGCGAAGGATTTGGCAATAGACGCACCACACCCAATCACCGGGCGCTGCACTCCACTCGCTGCTTTGTTCAAGCCAGATTCTTCGCTACGCTCAGAATGACAAGTGGTTGTCTGTCTCTCACGCGCCGTTGCTCAACCGCTGCGGTGTGGCATATCAGTGCTAGAAACAGAAGCCAGTCGGACGACCTTTTCTCTTGAGTGCCGTAGGCACGACAGACTCCAGCCTGGGGTGAGATTCGCGGCAACGACGCGAATCGAAACCCCAGGTACCAGCCCCCACCCAACATGAGCCCTGTAAGGGCGAAAGCAACTTACACGCTCCATTTCATAGGATGCTACCCACAACAAACGATAGCCTTCGCTTCAAGCCGAGCGCGGCGTGGGATCATCGCAGACTTCGCATAAAACAAAGACACCCGGCATTTCTGCCGGGCGTCGCATGCAAATCTATTCTTGGGGTAGTGACCGGTTAGTACGTTCCGCCGCGCGATCCAAACACTTCCGCCAACTCGTCGTAACCCATGAGCTTGGCGATCGCCAGGGGCGTCATGCCGCCGGATGCCTCGTCGCGCACGTTCACGTCCGCGCCATAATCCAACAGCATCTCCGCCACGTCGGCACGACCGTTCAGCGCCACCCAGTGCAAGGTGGACATTCCGTACTTGTTGGTTTCGTTCACGTCCGCCCCGCTCTCAATGAGGGCTTTCACGGTGTCGGTGTGACCGCGGCGAACGGCCTTGTGCAACGGCGTTTCGCCAACGTCGTCGCGCTCTCCAGGGTTTGCTCCACCGGCCAGAAGTTTGCGTACCGCCTGCTCCATTCCCCAATACGCCGCACGCTGAAGCAACGTTTCACCAGCGGCGTTTTCGGGCATGTCCTCGCGCTCTTGACGCAGCATGAACTCCGTAAGTGCAAGGTGGCCGCTCTTCATGGCACGGCTCATGGGGGTTTCCCCATCAACGTCCATCGAATAGAACCAATGTGCAGACACGGCCTTTCCTCCATACACTAGCATACCTGGAGACGAGCTCATTTGAGAAATCATACAGCACCCTCCTTGGCGCGTCTTCCGGCACGCATCAGAGCTTACTTAAAGTGGCAAACCAAAAGCACGCAATCATCATGCCTGGATTTGCCGAGGAACTTCCCAAGCGCTCGCTCAGCCTTCAACTCATTGACTCTGCATCGTTTAGATTCGAACCGGCAATTTGGGTCCCATTGCCCACTACCCGTATGCCACTTGTGCAAATCGTCAGATCGACGAATTTTCGACAATTCCAACCGTCTTCTGCCTCCTGATACTCCGCGTGGTAACCGGAATTCTCATGAACCCACGTGAATCTCTATTCCAACCCGCGCGTCTGCGAGATCT
This DNA window, taken from Candidatus Hydrogenedentota bacterium, encodes the following:
- a CDS encoding ankyrin repeat domain-containing protein, which produces MSAHWFYSMDVDGETPMSRAMKSGHLALTEFMLRQEREDMPENAAGETLLQRAAYWGMEQAVRKLLAGGANPGERDDVGETPLHKAVRRGHTDTVKALIESGADVNETNKYGMSTLHWVALNGRADVAEMLLDYGADVNVRDEASGGMTPLAIAKLMGYDELAEVFGSRGGTY